CTTTGTAAGAATGGTCCATTTAAAACCTTGGATATGGTTGATGCTCTCCGTAAACTTTGCATCAACCATCACTTTAAAGAGGAGATCACATCCATCTTGAAAATGTTTCACACCCAAATGCCATATGTAGATGACTATACCGATGCTCAAACTCTTTGCGACGTTTCCAATCGTTTTAGGATCCTTCGTCAAGAGGGATACATTGTTTCAGCAGGTAATTAGAACAAACACACGTCcatgttttcaacttttattacAAGGAACAACTTTTGATGTTCCACATTGGTCATTAAATATTGGTCCCCGCCAATTTTGGGATCAAACTTTGTATAGTAATGTAATTCATTTTTCTTCATTATTCAACCATGCTTTTTTTTCACTCAATCGGGCACTGCACATATTGGTTTATACAGAATTACAGACATATAGTCGATACTTTCTAATTAAACCATATAAATTGCAATGCCCATTACACTAAAGCCTAAATATACATAGGGCGGTACCAAAGAGGGGTCAATGCCCCTTggaaatttaaattatttttaaattttttatcaattttaaaaattagtcTGTCaatttttcatcaattttaaattatttttatatttttaacattttgtcatttttagatttctttttcatgattttttaaCTCTGTCTTCTTTGGGGTTTTTTTCTAGTACCACACTTATGTATGCGTAGATTTATGTCCCTAGCTTTTATGTGCGTATAAAACACTTCTAATAACTTGGTCACTTAATTGGTAACAATTCAATCACCAATTTATGTGGATCATCCAGATAATCAGGATTCtgtcctttttctttcttttttttttttttttattacattatcCTTCCTTTGAATTCATAAAAGTGCTAGCTTTTTTAATTACAAGGTACTTTAAATCTGTTCAAATTAAATCAGATGTTTTTGAGAGATTTAAACAAAAGGATGGAAACTTTAAGCAAGAAATGGCACAAGATGTTAAGGGTCTAGTTGCATTATATGAAGCATCACAATTGAGCATAGAAGCAGAACATATTCTTGAGGAGGCTGCAGAATTTAGTAGCCATGCTCTTAAAGATGAAAACTTGCCGTTTCTTGATCAAGATGAAACCACTATGGTTAGAGATACATTAGAGCATTCTTATCAAAGAACCCCTTCAACTTTCAAGGTCAAGAAATTCATTAATCTATTCTTTGGATCAGCCATATCTGATCTAGCTAAGTTGGAATTGGCTATAGCTCAACACTTACATCGAACGGAAGTAGAAGAAATCTCCAAGTAACTAATGTTCTATACGTGTTTCCATCTGATTAATTCTTTAAGCTTTTATAGATGTGCTTATCTAATTTTTCTTAATTGGATAGATGGTGGAAGGACTTGGGATTGGCTGATGAGTTCAAGCTAGCAAGGAACCAACCGATGCACTGGTACTTATGGCCAATGGCTGGCATCACTGATCCCTGCCTGTCCGAACCAAGAATTGAGCTCACAAAGGTCATTGCATTAGTCTATATAATTGatgatatttttgatgtttATGGAAAGCTGGACGAACTGGTAATCCTCACAGAAGCAGTGCAAAGGTAAAatttaattactatatatatatagtcctaTAAATACTTGTGAATTGTTTCAATAACATTACTAAATTACATGTTCAGTGAGTATGTATTCAATAATAGTTATATTTGCAGATGGGATCGTAACACTCTTGCACAACTCCCATATCACCTACGGATCTGTATTCAGGCTCTCTACGATGTCACACATGAAATTAGTGACAAGATATACAAGAACCATGGCTTCAATCCCATAGAATTTTTAAAACAAGCGGTAAAgacttgtatttattttcacTCAATGTATTAATAATTAAGCCCCTAATTTGCATTACAATGAATACATTAGATGACTCCCAATGGTTACTGGTTAGGTACCTATGTCGCATAAAATGAGCGCTGTCACGTCAGCTCCACACCTTCATTAGCTAAGATATCTCCGTATCTCTTtacatttttatcattattcaaccaatcatttaaaaagaaaaagaaagatgaatGGCTTACTAAACTTAGGGACCTActagttttctttttaattgctCGTATCTGCCATACCGACAAGGGGCTTGCAAAACCATATTTGACACAAACGTGACGTGCGTTGATTAATCAGTTAACGAAGTCATTGGGAATTTTATATAGTACTACAGtacaaaattcaagaaatacgAATACGAAGTACACACTATGATAAGATAGCTCTATATATGTAAATCCATATATATGTTATCATCCACTACACTGTACACATATTGCCTGCTTTCCCCACATATCTttgacatatttacaaagttAGAAACGCCTTCATCATTCGATCTCTAGCTAGAATATATTTACAAAGTTAGAAACGCCTTCATCATTCGATCTCTACTAGAATtgaatttataaactaaaagtttatatatattcttaattgGTGTCTAATATTGTTTTATAGTGGACAAGCCTTTGTGAAGCATTCCTAGTCGAGGCAAAGTGGTTTGCTTCTGGTTACATGCCAACGGCAGAGGATTACTTTAAAAATGGGATTATTAGTTCGGGGGCAAATGTCGTGATAGTTCACATGTTTTTCCTCCTCGGAGGTGGCACTAGCAAAGAAAGCGCAAACACTATTAACGACAACCAAGGCATTTCATCTTGTCTGGGGAAAATTCTTCGACTTTGGGATGATTTAGGAAGTGCTAAGGTATAAAATTACTCGTAATTCACTACAATCTCTAGGtaattatttgatttgatgACTTGATGTTCATAACTTTATAACTTCAATCATTTTGAATGATCGGTAAAACAGGACGAGGATCAAGATGGTAATGATGGATCATACGTGACGTATTACATGAAAGAAAACGAAGGGAGTTCAGTTGAAAGTGCAAGGGAACATGTGATGGAAATGATAAACAACACTTGGAAGCAACTGAATAAGGAATGCCTCTCCCCAAGTCCATTTTCTGCTACATTTATAAACGCATGTCTCAATCTTGCAAGGATGATTCCTCTTATGTACAATTATGATGAAAATCACACCCTTCCTCTACTTAAGGATTATATAAGTTGCATGTTTTAATGGGAATGTTTCATCTTTCTCATAACAAACACATATGGTTTCTTATGTTTAAAATTTGTGAGTTACTCTTCTATTAGTATAAATTGTTATGTAATATGATACATATAACATGTATATTGGGTATGTATTATTGTATTGCCTATGTAATGAACCCAAGTTAATGAATAACATAATTAAGGAACAACAATTTTCAGCCACCAACTTTaataggaaaatgatatatatatctttatcaaaaaatctttctaattaaCCCTTGATCATGATACTAGTAAAATCAATGGATAAAGAAAAAAGGGAAATTAATAGATTACATTGATCATATAATGAAGTTATTAGAAAGATTATTAAGCTGGTTTTCATTAAGTAAATATATCATTTCCAAATCCAATATTCAAAGGTGAATCATATAAAATTGGAGCATAAATCAAAATGACGATGTGGTTTAAAAGTTCGAACTTTGGAAATACagttttttttggtaaaagaaAGTACCGAATAGCTACTATAAGAACCAACTACCAGCTAAAAACAATAAAGAATTTGAAGCTGGTTAAATTGCATTCATTAATTAAGTTATTTCGAAACATCGTAGCTAGCTTTATGAAAAACAATGAGTCTATTGCATGACTTTCTTGCATGAGCTACTTGCATCGATTTATTATAGCTAATTTAGGTTATTTCGAAACATCGATCCTAGCTAGCTtaattatatattgaatatgatccatcaattaagaaaaaaatatattgattatgATCTATCAATTTAGAATAAAAGTAGAAATTTAACTTGTGTTTAGTTGAGGTTTTATTTGCTATTCTTaattatataacttatattaaCGTCTTTACAAAAATAAGTCTTCGGCAAAACATATACTTGTGCATGATTAAATCAATTTAACGTGAAATCCGACATGTAAATATCACAtctctaaacatatataaaaaagaaaccttAAATCTAAAATGGAAAAGTTTGAACCCTTGGataaagttcaacttttaattagaaccATTATATCAGATTGATGATATCATTTACCTTTTATaaccttttttatatttaatttaaatttaatatatttaaatatggTCATTAATTATGGAAAATAAGTTTCTacaatttataattatagaaagcAATtgatttaatgatataattatggaaagtaATTCATAaacttaatattatttttttaaaaataatttttttatttttttagttgttaatatatatgactttatacatgttttatttatataacgtaataattattagttataattataagtatttacttttatattgttaatatcttataatatttaaataaaacatatatctaCTATACATAGCGTCTagatcaataaaaaataaaaagttataaaaatgatAACATCGCCaaatttcaacatcttttatttatatttgttataaaatgatataaatataatacgaAGATTAAGTATGTGAACAATTGATCactaaaatctttttttttttctttatatctaCATCATCCAATTCTTTTTTAACagatataaaattattttttttcaattatttttatttacaatttgtcaATATATCATAATGAAATATTAgtaatttattagttatatatgtttatccgcgtattacgcgggatatAATCTAGTACCTTAAGATACAAACAactataaaataataacatatatatttgctATCATTTAATACACGAGTATagatgttttttcttctttatttatttattgtaaaaatGTCATTGATAAATACTGCCAAACAAACAATTTGATGTATTTAACATATAGTTTAAATTTTATACCGATTTGAGCCTAAAAATTTAAATCCTGTATCATGTGATTTATGCTTGATTTATTTTCATACGTACATTAAACGCATAGTACCCGCGCATGGGGCGGTACCTGCatattgatgtaaatatatcgtaatgggaaatgattaatcttcccAACAAATTAGCCTAAAAGTTCTCCtaactattggatgatgacatgtggaaaaatcaggggcaagattaggaaagagaattagtggataccacatgtcaccttcttaatgtattaggaggattattaggctatttggttatgAGGATTTACCATTTTCCTATCGTAATTGATGGAAATAAATACTCGTACGGTACCCGCAAAAAACATCAGTGTTTGTGTCAGCGACGGGGTGATGGTAAGAGACGATTGTTAGTGGTAGAGACGGCGTCGGGTTGTGTAAatagttgatgtaaaagtaattaatgtaaatgattaatgtagatattttaaaagatagagTACTGAGAGTGTAATATAATCATGGAAGATATTTTAAActgatattttttaataataaaggaTAGATTAAATGGACATGCGTTAAATCTTTAATTACAAAGAGGTTActgtttcggtcaaaaattacctaacataattttagaaaggattttggATTAATAATcaaccgaagatttgtaagtggagtttggtgttcaaggatcttcaaataaaaaggaaaattttcttatcaaaaataaataaactaggAGTTTGTACTAAAAACGAGTTTGAGAAGATCTTTGAGATCGAAATACATTGAAatcgaaatactttgagtaaataataaaacagttgaagataatgtaaaatagaataaaataacgTAAAAGCTTAACCAAAttgcaaataaaagtaaagacaccagatttttgttgacgaggaaaaacccttgatccaattaagtgatcttaggtaaaaaccTCGGGAGGATGCAATCGATCCTCCAGTTATTCTTTTATTACGATATTTGTTTATGAAAGATCGATTACaatgaaataaataattgaATGAAATGCTTATAAAGTAAAGTGTTGTTAATGATTGTTGAATAAGTGTTGTAAAGGTGTGAGTGCAGATGAGAATGTTCGTCCCTTGTGCAGATCAATCTTCcttctatttatagagctagACGTTGAACAGTATTTTCGAAATATCCGGGATCTTCCTTGAATTACTCTTCTTTGCTGACTTGACTTGCATGACCGTTGAGAACTTATTCTTCTTCAAGTAATTTTGTTTTCAATCCCGATTCTTGTGGACGAAGTGGTAGACTAGCCGTTGTGGcacgtttttaatataagacGCGTCTTTGACCTAATTCCTGCAAATAAAATCTAATATACTAGACGTATATTCGTTAGTTTGATCACAGCTCTTGAAGATATCAAGATCCTTATATATCTGGAAAACATTGATTTAAGGACTACATTACCAATACAGAATCAAGGATCCTCTAATTTCAT
The sequence above is drawn from the Erigeron canadensis isolate Cc75 chromosome 4, C_canadensis_v1, whole genome shotgun sequence genome and encodes:
- the LOC122597840 gene encoding (3S,6E)-nerolidol synthase 1-like, coding for MSIDKCVTGQNIQPIPSQESFRPNDINKEEFYIKHSQLIEEVRNLCKNGPFKTLDMVDALRKLCINHHFKEEITSILKMFHTQMPYVDDYTDAQTLCDVSNRFRILRQEGYIVSADVFERFKQKDGNFKQEMAQDVKGLVALYEASQLSIEAEHILEEAAEFSSHALKDENLPFLDQDETTMVRDTLEHSYQRTPSTFKVKKFINLFFGSAISDLAKLELAIAQHLHRTEVEEISKWWKDLGLADEFKLARNQPMHWYLWPMAGITDPCLSEPRIELTKVIALVYIIDDIFDVYGKLDELVILTEAVQRWDRNTLAQLPYHLRICIQALYDVTHEISDKIYKNHGFNPIEFLKQAWTSLCEAFLVEAKWFASGYMPTAEDYFKNGIISSGANVVIVHMFFLLGGGTSKESANTINDNQGISSCLGKILRLWDDLGSAKDEDQDGNDGSYVTYYMKENEGSSVESAREHVMEMINNTWKQLNKECLSPSPFSATFINACLNLARMIPLMYNYDENHTLPLLKDYISCMF